A part of Caldicellulosiruptor owensensis OL genomic DNA contains:
- a CDS encoding S-layer homology domain-containing protein, which produces MKKNLKRFLALLVSFAFVFSLVLNILPQQARAADVIKIVGNWPDAGNWNFDVSTIVLSETSTPGLYYGEYTFQTGGTYEFKAVINGSIWCTGVPKTSNDNSNISITVSSGETVKFWFFKNSQLVIDSIHFPNGLQDIAGQYSFKFVGVNNEWDPNDNKYQFVRVPDAVYTYFYDNTQNDFTIPWGFKIIIGGFRDLSWAWNGAKEGSNIKFKEGGDNIDLNQLKETNGNLLKTKFYLDILNGWLFTEKDLTNIQPLDFANNSSVIGGNSIHLAWVPYTPNANPLSAKLYYKIVDVSNNSELISLTDYSTSNRIDIPREWIGKTIKIVANTQIGEITGPNVEFALNVVDLPQDQIVAAANYITYNCIDETFLKLAEGDSFQSITSNFSVVTSYVYEVVYEGNSYPLTFAIDWESSNSDILAVNGATVTVTRPTLGDLQVDLKAKARFGSGVADGQKTFTLTVKKFLLGVDGGIPVTFNVTVPDYTPAGDNLYIAGDFKTNKLPYWDPAGIKLMKTGDKTYSVTLYLPQGAVIEYKYTRGNWSKVEKNAYGQEIPNRVLIVTGPSMTKSDVVEAFADLGPTKQGGLPSINLVINLPQQTVIDTGDGGKVIKAEGGAISVANSKNAVLIDSRSVLNAIIKGENYSIAVKSSQQAYPVVNIERQAVETLKEKGVKRIEIKYPDTSVFVDIYKSVASDIQVQAFQSSKEEIKTAESLLLKNVDDYTTVKIIAMKEFKIIRGEELDTSSNTIYVFKFNSPVEDGVVPCIINNDNITPVKDYYTEDSYLVVKAKGSQKIAFAKVEKKFDDSDSLSHEVATLVSLGLVTGDNTNRINLDRPISRAELAALIGKAFDLYQRYYRNYFADVSKYDWYAPYAEALKEKGILDGYNNRFNPKGLVTREQLAKIAVNIAERYISKEQQPKTIADFDKISLWAKEYVQKALAYEIMSIDDEGNFRPQDYATREEVFNTIYNLIVVKNKNLKDYITADLKPYGVEVTFKVKVPQNTPDDNIHIAGTFSAIGYSDWNPSDNNLKLSKNADGTYSITMYIPEGTTIEYKYVRGEWSKVEKGPNGEEVSNRSVTIKKGADNKMLIEDTVSKWADK; this is translated from the coding sequence ATGAAAAAGAATTTAAAAAGGTTTCTTGCTCTGTTGGTAAGTTTTGCGTTTGTCTTTTCATTAGTTTTAAACATTCTACCTCAACAGGCAAGAGCAGCAGATGTTATAAAAATTGTAGGTAACTGGCCAGATGCAGGTAATTGGAATTTTGATGTATCCACAATTGTTCTGAGTGAGACATCAACTCCGGGACTTTATTATGGAGAATATACATTTCAGACAGGTGGCACTTATGAGTTTAAAGCAGTTATAAACGGCAGTATTTGGTGCACAGGCGTTCCTAAAACAAGCAATGACAACTCAAATATTTCTATTACTGTTTCGTCTGGTGAGACGGTAAAATTCTGGTTTTTTAAAAATTCTCAACTTGTGATTGATAGTATTCATTTTCCCAATGGGTTACAGGATATAGCAGGGCAATATTCTTTTAAGTTTGTTGGTGTAAATAATGAGTGGGATCCAAATGACAATAAATATCAGTTTGTGAGGGTACCTGATGCTGTATATACCTACTTTTACGATAATACCCAAAATGATTTTACAATACCATGGGGGTTTAAGATTATAATTGGTGGATTTAGAGATCTTTCTTGGGCATGGAACGGTGCCAAGGAAGGTTCAAATATTAAATTCAAAGAGGGTGGAGATAACATTGATTTAAACCAATTGAAAGAAACAAATGGTAATTTGCTCAAAACAAAGTTTTATCTTGATATCTTAAATGGTTGGCTCTTTACAGAGAAAGACTTGACAAATATTCAACCACTTGACTTTGCAAATAACAGCTCTGTAATTGGTGGAAATTCAATTCATCTTGCATGGGTACCATATACACCAAATGCGAATCCACTTTCAGCCAAGCTTTACTATAAAATAGTTGATGTGAGTAACAACAGTGAATTGATTAGCCTCACTGATTACAGCACAAGCAACAGGATAGATATCCCAAGAGAATGGATAGGGAAGACAATTAAAATTGTTGCAAATACGCAAATAGGCGAAATAACAGGACCTAATGTTGAATTTGCTTTGAATGTAGTGGATTTACCACAAGATCAAATAGTTGCAGCAGCAAATTATATCACTTATAACTGCATCGATGAAACCTTTTTAAAATTGGCAGAAGGTGATAGTTTCCAGAGTATAACTTCAAATTTCTCGGTTGTTACATCATACGTTTATGAGGTTGTGTATGAAGGAAATAGCTATCCTTTGACGTTTGCTATTGATTGGGAAAGCAGCAATTCAGATATATTAGCAGTTAATGGAGCTACAGTCACAGTTACAAGGCCTACACTGGGTGACCTTCAGGTTGATTTGAAGGCAAAAGCAAGATTTGGCTCTGGTGTAGCAGATGGGCAAAAAACCTTCACTCTTACGGTAAAGAAATTTTTATTAGGAGTAGATGGGGGTATACCTGTAACATTCAATGTGACCGTACCTGATTACACTCCGGCTGGTGATAACCTATACATTGCAGGAGATTTCAAAACAAATAAACTACCATACTGGGACCCGGCAGGAATTAAGCTTATGAAAACTGGGGATAAAACCTACAGTGTCACATTATATCTTCCGCAAGGAGCTGTGATTGAGTATAAATATACACGAGGAAATTGGTCAAAAGTTGAAAAAAACGCGTATGGGCAAGAAATTCCGAACAGGGTATTGATTGTTACAGGACCAAGTATGACAAAAAGTGATGTAGTTGAAGCGTTTGCTGACCTTGGACCGACAAAGCAAGGAGGGCTTCCATCAATTAATTTAGTTATTAATCTTCCTCAACAGACTGTAATTGATACAGGTGATGGTGGAAAGGTAATAAAAGCGGAAGGCGGTGCCATTTCAGTTGCAAATAGTAAGAATGCTGTTTTGATAGACAGTCGTAGTGTATTAAATGCTATTATAAAAGGTGAAAATTATTCTATAGCTGTGAAAAGTTCTCAACAAGCTTATCCAGTAGTAAATATTGAAAGACAAGCGGTGGAAACTTTAAAAGAAAAGGGAGTAAAAAGGATAGAGATAAAATATCCTGACACATCAGTTTTTGTTGATATATATAAGTCAGTGGCGAGTGACATTCAAGTTCAAGCATTTCAGTCTTCCAAAGAAGAAATTAAAACAGCTGAATCACTGCTTTTAAAAAATGTTGATGATTATACAACTGTAAAAATCATAGCTATGAAAGAGTTTAAAATAATAAGAGGAGAAGAGCTTGATACTTCGTCGAATACTATCTATGTGTTTAAGTTCAATTCTCCTGTGGAAGATGGAGTTGTACCATGCATAATAAATAATGATAATATAACACCAGTGAAAGATTATTACACAGAAGATAGCTACTTAGTTGTTAAAGCTAAAGGTAGTCAAAAAATTGCTTTTGCAAAGGTAGAGAAAAAATTTGATGATAGTGACTCGCTCAGCCACGAGGTTGCTACACTAGTGAGCCTCGGTCTTGTTACAGGGGACAATACAAACAGGATTAATCTGGACAGACCGATTTCTCGAGCTGAGTTAGCAGCACTTATTGGAAAGGCTTTTGACTTGTATCAAAGATATTACAGAAATTACTTTGCAGATGTATCAAAATATGACTGGTATGCTCCATATGCAGAAGCCCTCAAGGAGAAGGGTATCCTGGATGGATATAACAACAGGTTCAATCCTAAAGGTCTTGTAACAAGAGAACAATTAGCTAAAATTGCTGTAAATATAGCTGAGCGATATATAAGCAAAGAACAACAGCCAAAAACAATTGCAGATTTTGATAAAATTTCTTTATGGGCAAAAGAATATGTCCAAAAAGCATTGGCATATGAAATTATGAGTATAGATGATGAAGGAAATTTCAGACCACAGGACTATGCTACAAGGGAAGAGGTATTTAACACAATTTATAATCTAATAGTTGTGAAAAACAAAAATCTAAAGGATTATATAACTGCTGATTTAAAACCATATGGTGTTGAGGTAACATTCAAAGTTAAAGTTCCACAAAATACACCGGATGATAACATTCATATTGCTGGAACATTTAGTGCAATAGGTTATAGTGATTGGAATCCTTCTGATAACAATTTGAAGCTTTCAAAGAATGCAGATGGTACTTATTCAATCACAATGTATATTCCTGAAGGAACAACCATTGAGTACAAATATGTCAGAGGCGAGTGGAGCAAGGTAGAAAAAGGACCAAATGGTGAGGAAGTATCAAATAGAAGTGTAACAATTAAAAAAGGAGCAGATAACAAAATGCTCATTGAAGATACTGTTTCTAAGTGGGCAGATAAATAG
- a CDS encoding coiled-coil domain-containing protein codes for MLNELLDEAYGSSADEFLLVSNEKVVYSKTKISLNAVKHIGLDEFIVKDKKLIYRYRVANFPLDIYVAKQVEFKGLTYIPFIIFLFITLLAWRILSMIIKNIKKELTAIETYMNTLQPTNEIKLLNEFYNSAQELIETKEEISRMNVDITKKFSVYLENALKSVNIMIEEIRGIEGNLGSIDGIWYKMKELFLSISDNINKIMVTEDKFSKRFIEDNQKIQEEAEKLRDIISDYKHKIEDIINKKKMALTKIDRISTQLEKLKELENFNRQNINSVEQLDIISLNSIIKTAKEESNRTLNMISQQLIYQTKLLKSDLVNITKIIQNIIKSTPSISKYNNIMNNIDLYTNYDMHFDEIKRVLHEMSENVIEVNDKTKQQKDVLRKMIDNYNIAFDEITNMKDYFYELTSSLRAYRTSVDGLKNQLEEIMEIITKLRKHWSE; via the coding sequence TTGCTTAACGAATTGTTGGATGAAGCTTATGGTAGCAGTGCTGATGAATTTTTGCTTGTTTCTAATGAAAAAGTTGTTTATAGCAAGACAAAAATAAGCTTGAATGCGGTAAAGCATATTGGATTAGATGAATTTATTGTAAAAGATAAGAAGTTAATTTATCGCTATAGAGTAGCAAATTTTCCGTTGGATATATATGTGGCAAAACAAGTTGAATTCAAAGGTTTAACATATATTCCTTTTATAATATTTTTATTTATAACATTATTGGCATGGAGAATTCTATCTATGATAATAAAAAACATAAAGAAGGAACTAACAGCAATTGAAACATATATGAATACATTGCAACCGACAAACGAAATAAAGTTATTAAATGAGTTTTACAACTCTGCTCAAGAATTGATTGAAACTAAGGAAGAAATTTCAAGGATGAATGTTGACATAACCAAAAAGTTTAGCGTATATTTGGAGAATGCATTAAAAAGTGTTAATATAATGATTGAAGAAATTCGTGGTATTGAAGGCAATCTGGGAAGTATAGATGGGATATGGTATAAAATGAAAGAATTATTTTTAAGCATCTCAGACAATATAAATAAAATAATGGTAACAGAAGATAAATTTTCTAAACGTTTTATTGAAGATAATCAAAAAATTCAAGAAGAAGCAGAGAAATTGAGAGACATTATTAGTGATTATAAACATAAGATAGAGGATATAATAAATAAGAAAAAGATGGCATTGACTAAGATAGATCGAATTTCCACGCAACTTGAAAAGCTAAAGGAATTAGAGAATTTCAATAGACAGAACATAAATTCAGTTGAACAACTGGACATAATATCGCTAAATTCTATAATAAAAACAGCAAAAGAGGAATCAAACAGGACATTAAATATGATTAGTCAGCAGTTGATTTATCAAACGAAATTATTAAAGTCGGATTTAGTAAACATTACAAAAATAATTCAAAATATAATAAAAAGTACGCCTTCTATATCAAAATATAACAACATTATGAATAACATAGATTTATACACAAATTATGACATGCATTTTGATGAAATAAAAAGAGTATTACATGAAATGTCAGAAAATGTTATAGAAGTTAACGATAAAACTAAACAACAAAAAGATGTTTTAAGAAAGATGATAGACAACTATAACATAGCGTTTGATGAGATTACAAACATGAAAGATTATTTTTATGAGCTTACAAGTAGTTTAAGAGCATATAGAACATCTGTAGATGGTCTGAAAAACCAGCTGGAAGAAATAATGGAGATAATAACAAAGTTAAGAAAGCATTGGAGTGAATAA
- a CDS encoding HAMP domain-containing protein — translation MVGTSRLLRRQVAGFLFFLYTILLIVSILTNYAVPKRTLEKELKKSFEGDAKAIAEQFESYFKFVNDMLLSFSLNREVSRILTLPQEDAKSKDNIASYEIILSSLKDAAQRLGGALYLHVKDTYLFANLRGEIGNAKYEELAMLEKVASIEADIPLTVYSDKDKLVFEMPVLNFMTFSKIGEIYLVVNKASILQNILKTYEHYQFVVKTKNGEVLISKGKASREQFVYSQNVVGGNFNLSVGGAKDYIFRQISFVRWLFLILTFISMIFIIVLSLFISNVVVNPLKGLEQLFKKIKQKDLSVEKKISQINDEIDKIYNSFFRILQSLKKPIMYFNEITNNPNISKSKFENVIQQSEDINKEINEKSIKFLNSLERQRDCLKVLSESMDMYMHNLEDIKVYLLNQSNRLKTLDSLCSSFKLEVRKIENYTDEIEEILFHYNNIVSDLSNKIKELIKLADNSGRLARGLKIVQISVKIELMNNKIANFIDISALEKLISGIEQLITRFYDVLKNIDDINQDVIREIWNLHSDLKRDEDLQEQFLSILNKMESNILGVYQKINDVINEIDTLKSKIQEVNNEIAIDIAKLNNTKNNVQQVLTDCFSIKENIEHMMNEIAKVEQLAKEIKEYASAYKL, via the coding sequence ATGGTAGGCACGTCAAGACTTTTAAGGAGACAAGTAGCAGGATTTTTGTTTTTTTTGTATACAATTTTGTTGATTGTTTCGATATTAACAAATTATGCTGTTCCCAAAAGGACTTTAGAAAAAGAACTTAAAAAAAGCTTTGAAGGTGATGCTAAGGCAATAGCTGAGCAATTTGAAAGTTATTTCAAGTTTGTGAATGACATGCTTTTGTCGTTTTCATTAAATAGAGAGGTTTCAAGAATTCTTACTTTGCCTCAGGAAGATGCTAAAAGTAAAGATAATATAGCGTCGTATGAAATAATACTTTCAAGCTTAAAAGATGCAGCTCAGCGATTGGGTGGAGCCTTGTATCTCCATGTTAAAGATACTTATTTGTTTGCAAATCTTAGAGGAGAAATTGGGAATGCTAAGTATGAAGAACTTGCTATGTTAGAAAAAGTTGCTTCTATAGAAGCAGATATTCCGCTTACTGTATATTCTGACAAGGATAAATTAGTGTTTGAAATGCCAGTCTTGAATTTTATGACTTTTAGTAAGATTGGAGAAATATATCTTGTAGTGAATAAAGCAAGTATATTGCAAAATATACTCAAAACCTATGAACACTATCAGTTTGTTGTAAAAACAAAAAACGGGGAAGTGTTAATAAGCAAGGGAAAAGCAAGCAGAGAACAATTTGTATATTCGCAAAATGTAGTTGGTGGCAATTTTAACTTGTCTGTAGGTGGTGCTAAAGACTATATATTCAGACAAATAAGCTTTGTTCGATGGTTATTTTTGATACTAACTTTTATATCAATGATCTTTATTATTGTACTATCATTGTTTATTTCCAACGTTGTAGTTAATCCTTTAAAAGGATTGGAACAATTATTCAAAAAAATAAAGCAGAAAGATTTGAGTGTTGAGAAAAAGATAAGTCAAATAAATGATGAAATAGACAAAATTTATAATTCCTTCTTTAGAATTCTACAATCCCTAAAAAAGCCGATAATGTATTTTAATGAAATAACAAATAATCCAAATATATCCAAAAGCAAATTTGAAAATGTGATTCAACAGAGTGAAGATATAAACAAAGAGATTAATGAAAAATCAATAAAATTTTTAAATTCATTGGAAAGGCAGAGAGATTGTTTGAAAGTTTTAAGTGAAAGCATGGACATGTATATGCATAACCTGGAAGATATCAAAGTATATTTACTGAATCAAAGTAATAGATTAAAGACATTAGATAGTTTATGTAGTTCATTTAAGTTAGAGGTAAGAAAAATAGAAAATTATACTGATGAGATCGAAGAAATATTGTTTCACTATAATAATATTGTTAGCGATTTAAGCAATAAGATAAAAGAATTAATAAAGTTAGCCGACAATTCTGGAAGATTAGCAAGAGGATTAAAAATAGTGCAAATTTCAGTTAAAATAGAGTTGATGAATAACAAAATTGCAAATTTTATAGATATTTCAGCACTTGAAAAACTAATAAGCGGTATAGAACAACTAATTACAAGATTTTATGATGTGCTAAAAAATATTGATGATATAAATCAAGATGTTATAAGGGAAATTTGGAATCTACACAGTGATTTAAAAAGAGACGAAGATTTACAAGAACAATTTTTGTCGATACTAAACAAGATGGAAAGCAACATTTTGGGAGTGTACCAAAAAATTAATGATGTAATTAATGAAATTGATACATTGAAGTCAAAGATTCAAGAAGTTAACAATGAGATTGCTATTGACATTGCAAAACTAAATAATACCAAAAATAATGTTCAGCAAGTGCTGACTGATTGTTTTTCAATAAAAGAAAATATAGAACACATGATGAATGAAATTGCAAAGGTTGAACAACTTGCAAAAGAAATAAAAGAATATGCATCTGCTTATAAGCTTTAA
- a CDS encoding endonuclease III domain-containing protein, producing the protein MKQEDIKKSVFSPDISQFLYNIYNKLYEFWGPQNWWPAETKFEMVIGAILAQNISWNSAEKAICNLKRANILSVEGILQTPDEKLAELIKPAGYYNQKAKRLKEFCNFLKREFNSDLEKLFALDISSLRKALLSQKGIGFETADSIILYGAEKPIFVVDSYTKRLFYRLGLIESEKISYSDLQAIIMAKLTPQTKFFNEFHALIVKHCKEICKSKKPICNKCCLRLICNYLDEN; encoded by the coding sequence ATGAAACAAGAAGACATTAAAAAATCAGTTTTTTCACCTGACATTTCGCAATTTCTTTACAATATTTATAACAAGCTTTATGAATTTTGGGGACCACAGAACTGGTGGCCTGCCGAAACCAAATTTGAAATGGTCATAGGCGCAATCTTAGCTCAAAATATTTCTTGGAACTCTGCTGAAAAGGCTATTTGCAATCTGAAAAGAGCAAATATTCTCTCAGTTGAAGGAATTCTGCAAACTCCTGATGAGAAGCTGGCTGAATTAATCAAACCAGCAGGTTATTATAACCAAAAAGCCAAAAGGTTGAAGGAATTTTGCAACTTTTTGAAAAGAGAATTTAACTCTGACTTAGAAAAATTGTTTGCTCTTGATATCTCAAGTTTGAGAAAGGCTTTGCTTTCTCAAAAAGGTATAGGATTTGAAACAGCTGATAGCATAATTTTGTACGGTGCTGAAAAACCCATCTTTGTGGTAGACAGTTATACAAAAAGACTTTTTTATAGGCTGGGTTTAATAGAAAGTGAAAAAATATCATATAGTGATTTACAAGCAATTATTATGGCCAAACTGACTCCTCAAACCAAGTTTTTTAATGAGTTTCATGCACTTATTGTAAAGCATTGCAAAGAAATTTGTAAAAGCAAAAAGCCAATTTGTAACAAATGCTGTTTAAGATTGATTTGTAATTATTTAGATGAAAATTAA
- a CDS encoding extracellular solute-binding protein, whose amino-acid sequence MLSLVLVFSPSEKAFSSAGGTKKIVFWHITTDENGKKMIQGQVDRFVKAHPDFKVEVVPLQNDSFKTKLKIAMGSNQAPDVFVTWGGGPFFEYVRAGKVKDITAYMNENNYKNRFVEAAFGPITYNNKIWAVPVEGAGVALVWYNKEIFKKYNLKVPTTYDEFLNIVKTLKSKGITPITLANKTKWPGCFWYWNFVNKLGGPSAFERAAERMGGSFADQPFIKAGEMLQELVKIGAFPKGFNGLDWDTGQSRMLLYSGKAAMELMGTWQIPIVKAENKKFYENNLDFFPFPSIKGGKGDPTSLVGMASSNYYAVTTTCKYPKEAFNMIQYLIDDQAVKERIAYGQIPPVKGLKFSDPMLQKVYNIVAKAKSIQLWWDQYLPPQLAETHKDIVQSLFGLKLTPKAAAEKMEKAAKDYFKK is encoded by the coding sequence ATGCTAAGTTTAGTTTTAGTTTTTTCACCATCTGAAAAGGCTTTCAGTTCAGCAGGTGGCACAAAGAAAATTGTATTTTGGCACATTACAACTGACGAAAATGGTAAAAAAATGATTCAGGGGCAAGTAGACCGCTTTGTAAAAGCACACCCGGATTTTAAGGTTGAAGTGGTACCACTTCAAAATGATTCGTTCAAGACAAAATTGAAAATTGCTATGGGTTCAAATCAGGCACCAGATGTGTTTGTCACATGGGGCGGTGGTCCATTCTTTGAATATGTACGAGCTGGCAAAGTTAAGGATATCACAGCTTACATGAATGAAAACAATTATAAGAACAGATTTGTTGAAGCTGCATTCGGTCCAATCACTTATAACAATAAGATTTGGGCAGTTCCAGTTGAAGGAGCAGGTGTTGCGCTGGTATGGTACAATAAAGAAATATTTAAGAAATATAATTTAAAGGTTCCAACCACATATGATGAGTTCTTAAATATTGTAAAAACATTAAAGTCAAAAGGTATAACTCCTATAACACTTGCAAATAAAACAAAGTGGCCAGGATGTTTCTGGTATTGGAACTTTGTTAACAAATTAGGTGGACCAAGTGCATTTGAAAGAGCAGCAGAAAGAATGGGCGGAAGTTTTGCTGATCAACCATTTATAAAAGCTGGCGAGATGCTTCAGGAATTAGTTAAAATTGGTGCATTTCCAAAGGGATTTAACGGACTTGATTGGGATACAGGACAATCAAGAATGCTTTTGTACTCTGGTAAAGCTGCAATGGAATTAATGGGAACATGGCAGATTCCTATTGTTAAAGCAGAAAATAAGAAATTCTATGAAAACAATCTTGATTTCTTCCCATTCCCGTCGATTAAGGGTGGGAAAGGAGATCCAACAAGTTTAGTTGGAATGGCATCTTCAAACTATTATGCTGTGACAACTACATGCAAATATCCAAAAGAAGCATTCAATATGATTCAATATTTGATAGACGATCAAGCTGTCAAAGAAAGAATTGCATATGGGCAGATACCACCTGTTAAAGGATTAAAGTTTTCAGATCCAATGCTTCAGAAGGTTTATAACATTGTTGCAAAAGCAAAGAGTATTCAACTTTGGTGGGATCAATATTTACCACCTCAACTTGCAGAAACTCATAAGGATATTGTTCAATCTCTCTTTGGTTTAAAACTTACACCAAAAGCTGCGGCGGAAAAGATGGAGAAAGCGGCAAAAGATTATTTCAAGAAGTAA
- a CDS encoding carbohydrate ABC transporter permease, producing the protein MQRDRTSKFAQNIGIFLFLAPALILIGIYIIWPIIMSFNLSMFEWDGVSPQKIYIGLKNWKDLLHDSIFWHALGNNIKFIFLSIIIEMPIAILIAVLLDRGGKKFDVFKSLFYLPMLMSSVAIGVLFKYIYDPSFGLLSGILSFLHLDFLNQDWLGDPNVAFYSVVAVICWQYIPFYMIFFIAALSNIPHELYEAAKIDGATQGQYFWKIELPLLSPSIKTACILSLIGSLKYFDLIYVMTEGGPSNATELMATYMYKNAFASFKMGYGSTIASAMFIIITTAGVLAYFATKKNEG; encoded by the coding sequence TTGCAGAGAGATAGAACCTCTAAATTCGCTCAAAATATAGGAATTTTCCTTTTCTTAGCTCCTGCTTTAATTTTAATTGGTATATATATAATTTGGCCAATAATTATGTCATTTAATCTAAGTATGTTTGAGTGGGATGGCGTTTCACCACAAAAGATATATATTGGGTTAAAAAATTGGAAAGATTTGTTACATGATTCTATATTTTGGCACGCATTGGGAAATAATATAAAGTTTATATTTTTATCAATAATTATTGAAATGCCGATTGCGATTTTAATTGCTGTTTTACTTGACAGAGGTGGTAAAAAGTTTGACGTGTTCAAGTCACTATTCTATCTTCCGATGCTTATGTCGTCTGTTGCTATAGGTGTATTGTTCAAATATATATACGACCCATCATTTGGACTTTTAAGTGGAATATTGAGTTTTCTGCATCTTGATTTTTTGAATCAGGATTGGTTAGGTGACCCTAATGTAGCTTTTTACTCTGTTGTAGCTGTTATATGTTGGCAATATATACCATTTTATATGATATTCTTTATAGCAGCTCTTTCAAATATTCCTCATGAATTATATGAGGCTGCAAAGATAGATGGAGCAACGCAAGGTCAGTATTTCTGGAAGATAGAGCTTCCTCTTTTGTCACCATCAATAAAAACAGCTTGTATTCTGTCTTTGATAGGTTCTCTTAAATATTTTGATTTAATTTACGTCATGACAGAAGGTGGACCGTCAAATGCGACTGAACTTATGGCAACTTATATGTATAAAAATGCTTTTGCCTCATTTAAAATGGGATACGGAAGTACAATTGCTTCAGCTATGTTTATAATAATAACAACAGCAGGCGTTTTGGCATATTTTGCAACCAAAAAAAATGAAGGTTAA
- a CDS encoding carbohydrate ABC transporter permease, which translates to MGSIKETKKWYFIFLAIWTLIADIPFLFMFFTSIKTQTELLMGNTWQVPKQPTIGNYSTVIQGSFFTYLKNSVIAVSISVILILIVSSMAAYVFARMKFALNNLLYSIIIAGMAIPIHVTLIPIYVLTNKMKLYDTIFALIGPYVALSLPMSIFILTEFMREIPVELEEAAKIDGCSMFRLYSDILLPLSRPALITVGIYNGTYLWNEFVFALVLTSSPQKRTLPLGIWDFQARYGSDIPAIMAFLTLSLLPMLIAYILGQDKIIKGMMAGAVKG; encoded by the coding sequence ATGGGTTCGATAAAAGAAACAAAAAAATGGTATTTTATATTTTTAGCTATATGGACTTTAATTGCTGATATTCCTTTTTTATTTATGTTTTTTACATCTATTAAAACACAAACAGAACTTTTGATGGGTAATACATGGCAGGTACCAAAACAGCCCACAATAGGAAACTATTCGACAGTAATTCAAGGTAGTTTTTTTACTTACCTTAAAAACAGTGTTATTGCTGTTTCGATATCTGTTATCTTAATTTTAATTGTATCTTCAATGGCAGCATATGTATTTGCCAGAATGAAATTTGCTTTAAATAATTTATTGTACTCAATTATAATAGCCGGAATGGCAATACCTATACATGTTACTCTAATACCTATATACGTACTTACTAACAAAATGAAACTATATGATACAATCTTTGCTTTGATTGGGCCATATGTTGCTTTGAGTCTTCCTATGTCAATATTTATTCTTACAGAATTTATGCGAGAAATACCTGTTGAGCTTGAAGAAGCAGCCAAAATAGATGGTTGTTCCATGTTTAGGCTGTATTCTGACATTCTTCTTCCACTTTCAAGGCCTGCTTTAATTACAGTTGGGATATACAATGGGACATATCTTTGGAACGAGTTTGTTTTTGCTTTGGTATTAACAAGTTCACCACAAAAGAGAACTCTTCCACTTGGTATTTGGGATTTTCAAGCAAGATATGGTTCAGATATTCCAGCAATTATGGCATTCTTGACATTATCTCTTTTGCCAATGCTGATTGCATATATTTTGGGACAGGATAAGATCATAAAAGGTATGATGGCAGGTGCTGTAAAAGGATAA